Proteins encoded together in one Coffea arabica cultivar ET-39 chromosome 2c, Coffea Arabica ET-39 HiFi, whole genome shotgun sequence window:
- the LOC113727951 gene encoding cytochrome P450 704C1, with product MDVLYSIFITVLTLTLVLLIPVAALVLKFFIEKFIRNKKYPPVVGTVFHELFYLDRLYDYQTELAKRQPTVRFLGPDQSEIYTTDSRNVEHILKTNFYKYSIGKINQDIVTDLFGEGIFAVDGEKWRQQRKLASFEFSTRVLRDFSCTVFRRNAAKLVAKVGELSQASQVFDIHELLMRCTLDSIFKVGFGVDLNCLEGSGDKVTKFIRAFDDANELIYWRYVDPFWKLKRYLNIGCEASLKQNIKVIYHFVDELIKTKRKLLELRNDFNDKEDILSRFLVESRKDPEKMTDQYLRDIILNFMIAGKDATANTLSWFFYMLCENPLIQERVAEQVKDVTGNQCSENSIDDFMASITDEILEKMHYLHATLTETLRLYPAVPLDGRCADADDILPDGSQVKKGDGVYYMSYAMGRMPYIWGEDAEDFRPERWLKNGIFQPESPYKFVAFHAGPRTCLGKDFAYRQMKILSAALLYYYKFRLGDDAGRVTYRTMFTLHIKGGLHIQAITRTGLRKT from the exons ATGGATGTCCTCTATTCAATCTTCATCACCGTTTTAACCTTAACGCTAGTTCTCTTGATACCAGTTGCAGCTTTGGTACTCAAATTTTTCATCGAAAAATTTATCAGAAACAAGAAATACCCGCCAGTGGTTGGAACTGTGTTTCATGAACTCTTTTACTTAGACAGACTCTACGATTACCAAACAGAACTGGCAAAAAGACAACCTACTGTCAGATTCCTTGGCCCGGATCAGAGTGAAATATACACAACTGATTCGAGAAATGTGGAGCACATACTTAAAACCAACTTTTATAAGTATTCAATAGGCAAAATTAATCAAGATATAGTAACAGACTTATTTGGCGAAGGAATCTTTGCTGTAGATGGTGAGAAGTGGAGGCAGCAGAGGAAGCTAGCAAGCTTTGAGTTCTCAACAAGGGTTTTGAGAGATTTCAGCTGCacagttttcagaagaaacgcAGCAAAATTAGTTGCAAAAGTTGGTGAGCTTTCTCAGGCCAGCCAAGTTTTTGACATACAT GAATTGCTAATGAGATGCACGCTGGATTCAATATTCAAAGTTGGATTTGGAGTAGATCTGAATTGCCTTGAAGGATCCGGCGACAAGGTGACCAAATTTATCAGGGCCTTTGATGACGCAAATGAACTAATATACTGGCGCTATGTCGATCCATTCTGGAAGCTCAAACGGTACCTCAATATTGGCTGTGAAGCGTCCCTTAAACAGAACATCAAAGTCATCTATCATTTCGTAGATGAGTTGATCAAGACCAAGAGGAAACTGTTAGAGCTGCGAAATGATTTT AATGACAAGGAGGACATCCTCTCAAGGTTTCTGGTGGAAAGCAGGAAGGATCCAGAGAAGATGACTGATCAATATCTACGGGACATTATTCTGAATTTCATGATTGCAGGAAAAGATGCTACTGCAAACACTCTTTCATGGTTTTTCTATATGCTTTGCGAGAACCCTCTGATCCAGGAAAGAGTTGCAGAGCAGGTGAAAGATGTTACAGGCAATCAGTGCAGTGAAAATAGTATTGATGATTTTATGGCAAGTATTACTGACGAAATATTAGAGAAGATGCATTATCTTCATGCAACCCTGACTGAGACCTTGAGGCTATATCCTGCAGTTCCACTG GACGGAAGGTGCGCAGATGCTGATGACATTCTTCCTGACGGTTCTCAAGTGAAAAAAGGGGATGGTGTTTACTACATGTCCTATGCGATGGGCAGGATGCCTTACATTTGGGGAGAAGATGCTGAGGATTTTCGACCTGAAAGATGGCTCAAGAATGGAATCTTCCAACCTGAATCGCCATACAAATTCGTAGCTTTCCAT GCTGGACCTCGAACATGTTTAGGCAAAGATTTTGCTTATCGCCAGATGAAGATACTGTCAGCGGCCCTTCTTTACTACTACAAGTTCAGATTAGGTGATGATGCAGGAAGGGTAACTTACAGAACAATGTTTACACTCCACATCAAAGGAGGCCTTCATATTCAAGCTATTACAAGAACTGGTCTGAGGAAAACATAA
- the LOC140035438 gene encoding cytochrome P450 704C1-like, producing the protein MDSRCCCPASVAVAFLFLATIAFAVRIITSKIPEKLEKKKRRHHPIGGTMLNQLINFNRLHHYMTELATKYKTYRLISPFRNEVYTSDPANVEYILKTNFENYGKGLYNYTILKDLLGDGIFTVDGDKWREQRKISSFEFSTRVLRDFSSVIFRRNVAKLANIIREATNSNQTFDIQDLFMKATLDSIFRVAFGVELDSMCGSNEEGKKFSNAFDDASAMSLRRYVDIFWKIKKALNIGTEAKLKEKIRVVDDFVYKLIRSKTEQMHESSDDCSWKKEDILSRFLQVSETDSKYLRDIILNFIIAGKDTTAATLSWFIYMLCRHPDIQEKVAQEIKEETNGRKTTDIAEYTSELSEEALEKMHYLHGALTETLRLYPAVPVDAKICSSDDILPDGFSVKKGDMVAFQPYAMGRMKFIWGDDAKEFRPERWLDVNGCFRPESPFKFTAFQAGPRICLGKEFAYRQMKIFAAVLLRFFVFKLGDERKAVNYRTMINLHIDGGLHVRAFHRLGC; encoded by the exons ATGGATTCTCGCTGTTGTTGTCCTGCTTCTGTGGCTGTCGCTTTTCTGTTTCTTGCGACTATTGCTTTTGCTGTTCGTATAATCACtagcaaaattccagaaaagcttgagaagaagaagaggaggcaCCATCCAATTGGTGGCACCATGCTCAACCAGCTGATTAATTTCAATAGGTTGCACCATTATATGACTGAGTTGGCTACAAAGTACAAGACTTACAGATTGATCAGCCCTTTTCGTAATGAAGTTTATACTTCTGATCCAGCTAATGTTGAGTATATCCTCAAAACAAACTTCGAAAATTATGGCAAG GGACTGTACAATTATACCATATTGAAGGACCTATTAGGAGATGGCATATTTACAGTTGATGGTGACAAATGGCGGGAACAAAGAAAGATATCAAGCTTTGAATTCTCCACAAGGGTATTGAGGGATTTTAGCAGTGTCATCTTCAGAAGAAATGTGGCAAAGCTAGCAAACATAATCCGTGAAGCTACAAATTCTAATCAAACATTTGACATTCAA GATCTCTTCATGAAAGCAACATTAGATTCTATATTCAGAGTTGCATTTGGGGTTGAGCTGGACAGCATGTGTGGTTCCAATGAAGAAGGCAAAAAGTTTAGCAATGCATTTGATGATGCAAGTGCTATGAGTCTTAGACGATATGTTGATATCTTTTGGAAGATCAAAAAAGCGCTTAATATTGGAACAGAGGCCAAGTTGAAGGAAAAAATCAGAGTGGTTGATGATTTTGTGTATAAGTTGATTCGTAGTAAGACTGAGCAAATGCACGAATCATCGGATGATTGTTCT TGGAAAAAGGAGGACATTTTGTCAAGATTCTTGCAAGTCAGTGAAACAGATTCAAAGTACTTGAGAGATATAATACTAAATTTCATAATAGCAGGCAAAGACACGACAGCAGCCACTCTCTCCTGGTTTATTTATATGCTTTGCAGGCACCCAGATATACAGGAGAAGGTTGCAcaagaaataaaagaagaaactaatGGTCGTAAGACGACAGATATTGCAGAATACACTTCCGAATTGAGTGAAGAAGCCCTAGAAAAGATGCACTATCTTCATGGAGCATTGACTGAGACTTTAAGATTGTATCCTGCAGTTCCAGTG GATGCAAAAATATGCTCGTCAGATGACATACTGCCGGATGGTTTCTCTGTGAAGAAAGGAGACATGGTGGCTTTCCAACCATATGCAATGGGGAGAATGAAATTCATATGGGGTGATGATGCTAAAGAATTTAGACCAGAGAGATGGCTTGACGTGAATGGTTGCTTCCGCCCAGAGAGCCCATTTAAATTTACAGCCTTCCAG GCGGGCCCACGAATTTGTCTGGGAAAGGAATTTGCTTATAGGCAAATGAAGATCTTTGCTGCTGTTCTATTGCGATTCTTCGTCTTTAAACTGGGTGATGAGAGGAAGGCTGTGAACTATAGGACAATGATTAACCTTCACATTGATGGGGGACTACATGTTCGTGCCTTCCACAGATTAGGCTGCTAG
- the LOC140036052 gene encoding 2-methylene-furan-3-one reductase-like: protein MVLENFDSCRESFTTLPGENNQKRMQKAWFNEEHGPPEVLQLGYLPVPSPKENQLLVSVRAAALNPIDFKLRQKPLVSTTFPVVPGCDMAGVVVAKGDGISRFCVGDEVYGNIQDFNAEGNLKQLGVLAEFILVEENLVARKPENLSFEEAASLPVALQTAVEGFKVAGFKKGQTVFIFGGAGGVGTLAVQLAKHFYGASLVTATTSTPKVEFVKGLGADKVVDYRKTKYEKVEEKYDLVYDTIGDSKYSSVVSKDDMLLIDITWPPSNPGAIHSG, encoded by the exons ATGGTGCTTGAAAACTTTGATAGCTGCAGAGAATCATTTACTACTTTGCCTGGGGAAAACAATCAAAAGAGGATGCAGAAAGCCTGGTTCAATGAGGAGCATGGACCTCCAGAAGTACTTCAGCTAGGATATTTGCCAGTCCCTTCTCCTAAAGAGAATCAACTACTAGTCTCTGTTAGAGCAGCAGCTTTAAATCCTATTGACTTCAAATTGCGccaaaaacccttagtttctaCAACTTTCCCG GTGGTCCCTGGTTGTGACATGGCTGGTGTTGTTGTGGCAAAAGGGGATGGCATCTCCAGATTCTGCGTCGGTGATGAGGTGTACGGGAACATCCAAGATTTCAATGCAGAGGGGAATTTAAAGCAGTTAGGAGTGCTGGCAGAGTTCATTCTTGTGGAAGAGAATTTGGTTGCAAGGAAACCAGAGAATCTTTCGTTTGAGGAGGCAGCAAGTTTACCTGTAGCCCTTCAAACTGCGGTGGAAGGTTTCAAAGTTGCAGGTTTTAAGAAGGGACAGACAGTCTTTATATTTGGAGGAGCTGGTGGTGTAGGAACTCTAGCAGTTCAGCTGGCTAAACATTTCTATGGTGCTTCTTTGGTTACAGCAACTACTAGTACCCCAAAAGTGGAGTTCGTGAAAGGTTTGGGGGCTGACAAGGTTGTCGACTACAGAAAGACCAAATACGAAAAAGTTGAGGAGAAATATGATCTTGTCTACGACACAATTG GTGACTCCAAGTATTCTTCCGTGGTGAGTAAGGACGACATGCTTCTCATTGACATAACATGGCCTCCATCAAATCCAGGAGCAATCCATTCCGGCTAG